The region TAGCCAACGCGGCCATCGCATCGGATCTCACTCAAACTCTCTATCACGAGGGAAAGAAAACAGTAGCGGACGTTGTTCAAATGCGCTTGCAGAAGGAACAAGCTGAAGCCGCTCTTCGAGAAAATCTTCTCCGCATCTTGAGCCTGAGAGCCCGGTTGTACTTTCTGTCGGGTCGCCTGGATGATTCGAATGTTATGGTTTTGATGAGGGACATTTTCCCATGACGTCCGACAGGGACATTTCCCCTTCTTATAATCCACTTTTCGGGCTCATTCGTTTTTTTACAGAGTCCAAGGTAACTCCTCTCCTGATTATAGCTTCTGTCGTTTTAGGATACTTGGCGCTTGTCCCACTACCCAGGGAGGAGGAACCCCAAATTGTTGTTCCGATTTTTGACGTTTTCGTGGCTTTCCCGGGAGCCACCCCGGAGGAAATTCAGAAGAGGATCATCGATCTTGGGGAGCGGAAATTCTGGGAGATCTCCGGTGTCGAATATGTTTATTCGACTGCGGAGCCTAGCGGCGCTCTTTTTATCGTCCGCTTCCGAGTCGGTGAGGACATGGAAAAGAGCCTGATCAAACTATATACTAAAGTCTACTCCAATCTTGATTATTTACCGCCCGGTGCTTCCGTGCCTTTGATCAAGCAAAGGTCCATAGATGATGTCCCAATCTTGGCAATGACTTTTTACAGCCGAGACCGCACGCCGATGGAACTCCGCCGGATTGTGGCGTCTGTGCGGGATAAAATTAATGCCATCCCCAACGTGTCGGAAACCACAATTATTGGCGGCCGAAAAAGGGTGTTTCACGTATTTTTCGATGTCGACAAGTTACGAGAGCACTTCATTACTCCGCTCGATCTAGTACGACACATTCAAGGAACAAACGTTCGGAGACCCTCGGGCCGCTTAGAGACGCGGCCGACGGAGGTGGAGGCGGAGGCGGATTCATTTGTGACGCAAAAAGAGGATTTAGAAAACGTGGTGGTAGGTGTCAGCGGTGGAAACGTCGTTCGCTTGAAGGATGTTGCAGCTGTTGTAGACGGCCCCGACGAGGAGGAGCGACGCGTTACGTTTTGTTGGGGCCCTAAGGGGCCCAAAGATGCAGTCAAGAGCCCAGTAAGCGCGGTTACGTTAGCCATAGCCAAGCGGAGAGGGTCGAATGCGACGGAGCTATCCGGAAAGATTCTCCAGGCGGTGAGTCAACTTCGAGGAACCGTTATTCCGGAAGACGTTCGGTTTGTGGTCACGCGGAATTATGGGGAAACGGCTGCAGAGAAGGCAAACGAGCTTTTGTTCCACATGGGGTTGGCTGTGTTTGGGGTAGGCTTGCTCATTGCGCTTTCCTTAGGAATTCGGGCGAGCGCGGTTGTGATGATAGCCATTCCAACAACGATGGGTCTGACACTTCTCACTTTTCACATGTTCGGGTTTACGATTAACCGGGTGACGCTTTTCGCTTTGATCTTTACGATCGGGATTTTAGTGGATGATCCCATTGTCGGAGTGGAGAATATTGTGCGGCATATGCATCTACCGAACAGTCGAGGAAAGGGACGATTCGATCTAGTATCCTCGGCGGTAAACGAGATTGTCAGTCCCTTGATTTTAGCGACTCTGGCGGTCATCGCGGCCATTTTGCCTATGGCGTCCGTAGGGGGGTTAATGGGGCCGTATATGCGGCCTATTCCGATCGGGGCTTCAGCAGCCATGATCTTTTCCTTGTTTGTCTCCCTCAGCGTAACTCCGTGGGCGGCCGCCCGATTTCTTCGGAGCTATCGAGAGAGAAAGAAACACCAGAGAGAAGACATTTGGACGAGGATTTACCGCGTGTACATGGGCCCGCTTATTTATTCGCAGCTTTGGAGGAACGTTTTCTTTCTGACTGTTGTGTTGCTTTTGTTAGCATCGGTGGGTTTGGTTTTCCTTCGACTGGTTCGGGTCAAAATGCTGCCGTTTGACAATAAGAACGAGTTTCAAGTGGTTCTGAATATGCCAGAGGGAACGTCGTTAGAGGTAACGGAGCAGGTTTTGTGGCGGATGGCGGCTTTTCTATGAGAGATTCCTGAGGCAAGGGATGTAGAAGTCTATGTGGGATGTAGTGCTCCTTTTAGCTTCAATGGGCTTGTGCGACATTATTTCTTGCGGAATCGACCGTGGCAGGGTGACATTCAAGTGAATCTGGTAGGGAAAAAGGAGCGAAAGCGACAGAGCCACGAAATTGCTGAAAGCGTGCGTCCGTTCATTAATCGACTTGCTGCCGACGTCGGGGCTCATGGGCAAGTGGTGGAGGTTCCTCCGGGGCCGCCAGTGCTTTCGACGCTGGTTCTCGAGATCTATGGACCAGACTTGTCGGAGAGAAGGAAGATCGCCGAAAGCTTGGAGCGTCTTTTGACTCGGACCCCAGGTATTACGGATATTGCTACCTATGAGGCGGTGGAACAACCATTAGCTCGATT is a window of Candidatus Methylacidithermus pantelleriae DNA encoding:
- a CDS encoding TolC family protein — encoded protein: ANAAIASDLTQTLYHEGKKTVADVVQMRLQKEQAEAALRENLLRILSLRARLYFLSGRLDDSNVMVLMRDIFP